A genomic region of Desulfosarcina ovata subsp. ovata contains the following coding sequences:
- a CDS encoding Gldg family protein has translation MSDGKKRIRKTAFSAGSAVLVLLIVVLVNTLLARTTLRWDATEDNLYSLSDGTRTILADMDQDVVIKVFYSKHVPTVPSHIKTFAQRVIDFLSEYEHYGKGRIKVEIYDPKPDSEEEEWAIKYGMKGVSLPSGDPVYLGLVALSADQEAAMPFIDPTQETRLEYDLTRLIARVQTAERMKIAVFSGLPVFGSAPNMMMGGPRQGQAPWFFIQELKKTYDLIQVQAAADTIDPAAKLLILFHPKTMSDKLAFAVDQYILGGGNAIVFADPLSLMDDPRMGPEGSIPDKLFKAWGISMPTGKAVADYTFATRLRNRENQVENNPMWLSVQADGFNGDDLITANLESMLLPVGGAIDILPDGPCTIEPLIHSSPNNELVDAFSHNQDVSALRRQFKPSGTARNLAVRISGTFKTAFPDGRPGPPEGTAEETPQTDPGAPVLKTGKSPSVVVVVADSDLLYDGYYLSQQNFLGFNISNVFNDNLNFMLNSCEMLTGNPALIGIRSRGTFERPFTRVQALERKAQDRWLDQEQALERQVEATNEKLHMLEQQKDASQRAILSEEQEQEIARFQEEKLKINKELKVVRRNLRAEIEQLGTMVKFINIFLVPILIAMGGIIFAITRKRKA, from the coding sequence ATGAGTGATGGAAAAAAACGAATTCGCAAAACCGCATTCTCGGCTGGCAGTGCCGTGCTGGTACTGCTCATCGTGGTGCTGGTGAACACTCTCCTGGCCCGGACCACCTTGCGCTGGGATGCCACGGAAGACAACCTCTACTCCCTTTCCGACGGCACCCGGACCATCCTTGCCGACATGGACCAGGATGTGGTGATCAAGGTCTTCTACAGCAAACACGTGCCCACCGTTCCTTCCCACATCAAAACGTTTGCCCAGCGGGTGATTGATTTTCTCTCGGAATACGAGCACTACGGCAAGGGACGCATCAAGGTTGAAATCTATGACCCCAAACCCGATTCCGAAGAGGAGGAGTGGGCGATAAAATACGGGATGAAAGGCGTCAGCCTGCCCTCCGGTGACCCGGTTTACCTGGGACTGGTGGCCCTTTCGGCAGACCAGGAAGCGGCCATGCCCTTCATCGATCCCACCCAGGAGACGCGGCTGGAGTACGACCTGACCCGCCTGATCGCCCGCGTGCAGACCGCCGAGCGCATGAAGATCGCCGTATTCAGCGGCCTGCCGGTTTTCGGCAGTGCACCGAACATGATGATGGGCGGTCCCCGGCAGGGGCAGGCGCCCTGGTTTTTCATCCAGGAACTGAAGAAGACCTATGACCTGATCCAGGTGCAGGCCGCTGCCGACACCATTGATCCGGCGGCCAAACTGCTGATCCTCTTTCATCCCAAGACCATGTCAGATAAACTGGCCTTTGCCGTGGATCAGTACATTTTGGGCGGCGGCAATGCCATCGTCTTCGCCGATCCGCTTTCCCTGATGGATGACCCGCGCATGGGGCCGGAGGGCTCCATCCCCGATAAATTGTTCAAGGCCTGGGGCATCAGCATGCCCACCGGCAAGGCGGTTGCCGACTACACCTTTGCCACACGCCTGCGCAACCGCGAAAACCAGGTGGAAAACAACCCCATGTGGCTGTCCGTGCAGGCTGATGGATTCAATGGCGACGATCTGATTACCGCCAATCTGGAGTCGATGCTCCTGCCGGTGGGCGGCGCCATCGACATCTTGCCGGACGGGCCCTGCACCATCGAACCGCTGATCCACTCCAGCCCCAACAATGAGCTGGTCGACGCGTTTTCCCACAACCAGGATGTGTCCGCCCTGCGGCGGCAATTCAAACCCTCGGGAACGGCGCGCAACCTGGCGGTGCGGATCAGCGGTACCTTCAAGACGGCCTTTCCGGACGGACGGCCGGGCCCGCCGGAAGGAACCGCTGAGGAAACGCCCCAAACCGACCCCGGGGCACCGGTGCTGAAGACCGGCAAATCCCCATCGGTGGTCGTGGTGGTGGCCGACAGCGACCTGCTTTATGACGGCTATTACCTGAGCCAGCAGAATTTTCTGGGGTTCAACATTTCCAACGTCTTCAACGACAACCTGAACTTTATGCTCAACAGCTGCGAGATGCTTACCGGGAATCCCGCCCTGATCGGTATCCGTTCGCGGGGGACGTTCGAGCGGCCCTTTACGAGGGTTCAGGCTTTGGAACGCAAGGCCCAGGACCGCTGGCTGGATCAGGAGCAGGCCCTGGAACGCCAGGTGGAGGCGACCAACGAGAAACTGCACATGCTGGAGCAGCAGAAAGATGCCTCCCAGCGGGCCATTCTGAGCGAGGAACAGGAGCAGGAAATCGCCCGGTTTCAGGAAGAGAAGCTCAAGATCAACAAAGAACTCAAGGTCGTGCGCCGCAACCTG
- a CDS encoding ABC transporter permease: MQPNGNLINHICTIVKRELGGYFGSPVAYVFIVIFLMLTGFFTFYISNFFEAGQADLKGFFQWHPWLFMFLVPAVAMRLWAEERRLGTIELLLTLPVTVTEVILGKFLAAWIFIGIALALTFPLVLTVCYLGNPDLGVIFCGYVGSFLMAGTFLSVGSMTSALTRSQVVSFILAVVACLFLILAGFAPVTAMLSGWAPLWLVDLVSATSVLSHFSSIARGVLDVRDLVYYLSVMVFMIFVNGVILQNRESA; encoded by the coding sequence ATGCAACCAAACGGCAATTTGATTAACCACATCTGCACGATCGTAAAACGCGAACTGGGCGGATATTTCGGATCACCGGTGGCCTATGTTTTTATCGTTATCTTTCTGATGCTGACCGGTTTTTTCACGTTTTACATCAGTAACTTTTTTGAAGCCGGGCAGGCGGATCTCAAGGGATTTTTTCAGTGGCATCCCTGGCTGTTCATGTTTTTGGTCCCGGCCGTGGCCATGCGCCTGTGGGCTGAGGAGCGGCGCCTGGGCACCATCGAACTGCTCCTCACCCTGCCGGTGACCGTTACGGAAGTGATCCTGGGAAAATTTCTGGCGGCCTGGATTTTTATCGGCATTGCCCTGGCGCTGACTTTTCCCCTGGTGCTGACTGTCTGTTATCTGGGCAATCCGGATCTGGGGGTGATTTTTTGTGGCTATGTGGGATCTTTTCTCATGGCCGGCACGTTTTTAAGTGTCGGCAGCATGACGTCGGCGCTGACCCGCAGTCAGGTGGTCAGTTTCATCCTGGCCGTGGTGGCCTGTCTGTTTCTCATCCTGGCCGGGTTTGCCCCGGTGACCGCGATGCTTTCCGGGTGGGCCCCGCTGTGGCTGGTCGATCTGGTTTCCGCCACCAGTGTGCTCTCCCATTTCTCTTCCATTGCCCGGGGGGTCCTGGATGTGAGAGATCTGGTCTACTACCTGTCGGTGATGGTCTTCATGATCTTTGTCAACGGCGTTATCCTGCAAAACCGGGAATCGGCATAA
- a CDS encoding ABC transporter ATP-binding protein, whose protein sequence is MIEVKNLTKQFGHHLAVDDISFSADKGEILGFLGPNGAGKSTTMRMITGFFPPTAGTVIIGGSDIQTDSIAARRKIGYLPENAPVYPDMTVSRYLDFCAAIRGFSGADKRQRVGETIERCFLGGVRQQSVSTLSKGYKQRVCFAQSILHDPEYLILDEPTDGLDPNQKHEVRLMIREMSASKVIIFSTHILDEVDTVCNRAIIIAGGKVVADDTPDGLRRRSAFHGSVALTLTGDAIDAAKARLEEMAGVASVSAVAHDGDRCTLRIFPDDPDVPIADRIITAVGDDDGLRIASIFVEQGRLDDVFRDITTG, encoded by the coding sequence ATGATTGAAGTGAAAAATCTGACCAAACAGTTCGGCCATCACCTGGCGGTGGACGATATCTCCTTTAGCGCCGATAAGGGAGAAATTCTCGGATTTCTCGGCCCCAACGGGGCTGGAAAGTCCACTACGATGCGCATGATCACCGGATTTTTTCCTCCCACCGCCGGAACGGTGATCATCGGTGGCAGCGACATTCAGACCGACTCCATCGCTGCCCGCCGTAAGATCGGCTACCTGCCTGAAAATGCACCGGTCTACCCGGACATGACGGTCAGCCGGTACCTGGATTTTTGTGCCGCGATCCGGGGGTTTTCCGGTGCCGACAAGCGCCAGCGGGTGGGCGAGACCATCGAACGCTGTTTTTTGGGCGGGGTCCGTCAGCAGTCGGTGAGCACCCTGTCCAAAGGGTACAAGCAGCGCGTCTGCTTTGCCCAGAGCATCCTGCATGATCCCGAATACCTCATCCTTGATGAGCCCACCGACGGACTCGATCCCAACCAGAAACATGAAGTCCGCCTGATGATCCGTGAAATGAGTGCCTCCAAGGTGATCATTTTCTCCACCCATATTCTCGACGAAGTGGATACGGTATGCAACCGGGCCATCATCATCGCCGGTGGCAAGGTGGTGGCCGACGACACGCCCGACGGATTGCGGCGCCGGTCGGCCTTTCATGGGTCGGTGGCACTGACGCTGACCGGCGATGCGATCGATGCCGCCAAGGCGCGTCTTGAGGAAATGGCCGGTGTGGCGTCGGTGTCGGCGGTGGCGCACGACGGTGATCGTTGCACCCTGCGCATTTTTCCCGACGATCCGGACGTGCCGATTGCCGACCGGATCATTACCGCCGTCGGCGATGATGATGGCCTGCGAATTGCGTCGATATTCGTCGAACAGGGGCGTCTGGATGACGTGTTTCGCGATATCACCACCGGATAA
- the qrcA gene encoding menaquinone reductase multiheme cytochrome c subunit QrcA, with amino-acid sequence MSTLDEKATEVMDDDSAHAKGANESGASGYIILFFIIGFAASMVLGWVAFPKLLYSQKQQPFSFNHAMHVAEVNNGCESCHFFRDDGSFSGIPKLAQCTGCHDETMGESEAEATFVEQYVWEEREVPWYSYSRQPDCVFFSHAAHVVGAKMDCVTCHGHIGESESSRPYEYNRITGYSRDIWGKNIAGLKKNSWDRMKMDDCAQCHKEAGIVHTSSVQTKRDACFVCHK; translated from the coding sequence ATGAGTACCTTAGACGAGAAGGCCACAGAGGTGATGGATGATGATTCGGCGCATGCCAAGGGCGCAAACGAGTCCGGGGCCAGCGGATATATCATCCTGTTCTTCATCATCGGTTTCGCAGCCAGCATGGTGTTGGGGTGGGTCGCTTTCCCCAAACTCCTCTACTCCCAAAAACAGCAGCCGTTCAGCTTCAACCACGCCATGCACGTTGCCGAAGTGAATAATGGCTGTGAGAGTTGTCATTTCTTCAGGGACGACGGCAGCTTTTCAGGGATTCCCAAACTGGCCCAGTGTACTGGTTGCCATGATGAGACCATGGGCGAGAGTGAAGCGGAAGCAACCTTCGTTGAGCAATATGTTTGGGAGGAACGCGAAGTGCCCTGGTATTCCTATTCCCGCCAGCCTGACTGTGTTTTCTTTTCCCATGCCGCCCATGTGGTCGGCGCCAAAATGGATTGTGTCACCTGCCACGGCCACATCGGCGAATCGGAAAGCTCCCGCCCCTACGAATACAACCGCATCACCGGCTACAGCCGTGACATCTGGGGCAAAAACATCGCCGGTCTCAAGAAAAACAGCTGGGATCGCATGAAGATGGACGATTGTGCTCAATGCCACAAGGAGGCCGGTATTGTTCACACCTCCAGCGTTCAGACTAAGCGCGATGCCTGTTTTGTCTGCCATAAGTAA
- the qrcB gene encoding menaquinone reductase molybdopterin-binding-like subunit QrcB, with product MKVDRRSFLSFVIGGAAGTALSPLPWKLMDDSSIWSQMWPWTPVPPDGEVVYEDSTCSLCPGGCGITVRKIDNRAVKIEGKPGHPVNDGGICILGLSGLQMLYGPTRIKAPMKRMGERGAGKWQKISWDEALGMLTEKLTAIREREEAHTVAAIAGSDQGTVPALLARFMAAFGSPNFIRTPSYQDTDELAVGTLFGEAGRTGFDLENADYILSFGSGIADGWGSPVRMIKACSLWKEKRVPVVQVDPRLSNSAAKATRWVPITPGTEADLALGIAAVMIAKNLVGSGAVSGLGGIKNTLLTDYAPEKVSLSTGVSVEAIVEIAKDFARANRPLALCGRGKAQSPESLRETAAVYLLNGLTGNVNQEGGMWAIAPADYIQWPEVARDKAASAGLRQPRFDGAGSGQYANARHLLQRLPDGLNGNGPYPIQVLMVADANPCHSLHDAAAFKAALDKIPFIVSFSSFNDETAAMADLLLPDHVYLERYADVPVAAGLPSQTIGLSKPVVSPQFNTRHLGETLINLAQAVGGSVAESFPWKNYETCLQETLADKWDVLMQKGVWVDDDFATAGSSLQMAALDTPAVEIEGDAGTFPLLLMPYDSIRISSGYIGDTPFMIKTVADTVIKGKDGFVEINPQTAGEMGLSEGDLATLTTPRGEAPVRVHLFEGIKPGVIAMAKGLGHTAYDGFLADKGINVNELIGPVEDPSSGLDAAWGIRAKLAKA from the coding sequence ATGAAAGTTGACAGAAGAAGTTTCTTATCGTTCGTCATCGGCGGCGCAGCGGGTACGGCCCTGTCGCCATTGCCGTGGAAACTGATGGATGACTCTTCCATCTGGTCGCAGATGTGGCCCTGGACACCGGTGCCACCAGACGGTGAGGTGGTTTACGAGGATTCCACCTGCTCCCTGTGCCCGGGCGGATGCGGCATTACCGTGCGAAAGATCGACAACCGCGCCGTGAAAATCGAAGGCAAGCCAGGCCATCCCGTCAATGACGGCGGGATTTGTATCCTGGGACTCTCCGGGCTCCAAATGCTTTACGGACCGACCCGCATCAAAGCCCCCATGAAACGGATGGGCGAACGGGGCGCGGGAAAGTGGCAGAAGATCTCATGGGACGAGGCCCTGGGAATGCTGACCGAAAAGCTCACCGCCATTCGCGAACGCGAGGAGGCCCATACCGTGGCCGCCATCGCCGGATCGGATCAGGGCACGGTTCCCGCGCTCCTGGCACGTTTCATGGCCGCCTTTGGATCGCCCAATTTCATCCGCACCCCCTCTTATCAGGATACGGACGAGCTGGCCGTGGGCACCCTTTTCGGTGAGGCCGGACGGACCGGTTTCGACCTGGAAAACGCCGATTACATTCTTAGCTTCGGCAGCGGCATCGCCGACGGCTGGGGCTCCCCCGTGCGCATGATCAAGGCCTGCAGCCTCTGGAAAGAAAAACGCGTCCCCGTGGTTCAGGTGGATCCGCGCCTCTCCAACAGTGCCGCCAAAGCCACCCGCTGGGTGCCGATCACCCCGGGCACCGAGGCCGATCTGGCCCTGGGCATCGCCGCCGTGATGATCGCCAAGAACCTGGTCGGCAGCGGCGCGGTTTCCGGACTGGGCGGCATAAAAAACACGCTCTTGACCGACTACGCACCGGAGAAGGTCTCCCTGTCCACCGGTGTCAGCGTCGAAGCCATCGTCGAGATCGCCAAAGACTTCGCCCGCGCCAACCGGCCCCTGGCCCTTTGCGGACGGGGCAAGGCCCAGAGTCCGGAAAGCCTGCGGGAAACCGCAGCCGTTTACCTGCTCAACGGTCTGACCGGTAACGTCAACCAGGAAGGCGGGATGTGGGCCATTGCCCCGGCCGACTATATCCAGTGGCCCGAGGTGGCCCGCGACAAAGCGGCCTCCGCCGGATTGCGCCAACCCCGTTTCGACGGTGCCGGCAGTGGTCAATACGCCAATGCGCGCCATCTGCTCCAGCGTCTGCCCGACGGGCTCAACGGCAACGGGCCCTATCCGATCCAGGTGTTGATGGTCGCCGATGCCAACCCCTGCCACAGCCTGCACGATGCCGCCGCATTCAAGGCGGCCCTGGATAAAATTCCCTTTATCGTCAGCTTTTCGTCGTTCAACGACGAAACCGCGGCCATGGCCGACCTGCTGCTGCCCGATCATGTCTACCTGGAACGCTACGCCGACGTTCCCGTGGCCGCCGGCCTGCCCAGCCAGACCATCGGGTTGAGCAAACCGGTGGTTTCGCCCCAGTTCAACACCCGGCACCTGGGCGAAACCCTGATCAATCTGGCTCAGGCCGTCGGCGGCAGCGTGGCCGAATCCTTCCCGTGGAAAAACTACGAAACCTGCCTGCAGGAAACCCTGGCCGACAAATGGGATGTCCTCATGCAAAAAGGCGTCTGGGTCGACGATGACTTCGCCACTGCGGGCAGTTCGTTACAAATGGCCGCCCTGGATACGCCGGCCGTCGAGATCGAAGGCGATGCGGGAACCTTTCCACTGTTGCTGATGCCTTACGACTCCATACGAATTTCCAGCGGATACATCGGGGATACCCCCTTCATGATTAAAACGGTGGCTGACACCGTGATTAAAGGCAAAGACGGTTTCGTTGAGATCAACCCCCAGACCGCCGGTGAAATGGGTTTGAGTGAAGGCGACCTGGCCACGCTGACCACCCCCCGCGGGGAGGCGCCGGTGCGCGTCCACCTCTTCGAGGGAATCAAACCCGGCGTGATCGCCATGGCCAAGGGGCTGGGGCACACCGCCTACGACGGCTTCCTGGCAGACAAGGGGATCAACGTCAACGAACTCATCGGCCCTGTTGAGGATCCGTCATCCGGCCTCGATGCCGCCTGGGGAATCCGGGCCAAGCTGGCCAAAGCCTAA